In Populus alba chromosome 1, ASM523922v2, whole genome shotgun sequence, a single window of DNA contains:
- the LOC118038608 gene encoding probable methyltransferase PMT20, with protein sequence MKHKDGKPVSHPDKKSRAVPMAIMFFVLCGFSFYLGGIFCSEKDKIEAKDVAKVVSSPKESSITPLQIKSTAFPECSSDYQDYTPCTDPKRWKKYGNHRLTFMERHCPPVFERKECLIPPPDGYKPPIKWPKSRDQCWYRNVPYDWINKQKSNQNWLRKEGDKFLFPGGGTMFPRGVGAYVDLMQDLIPEMKDGTIRTAIDTGCGVASWGGDLLDRGILTVSLAPRDNHEAQVQFALERGIPAILGIISTQRLPFPSNAFDMAHCSRCLIPWTEFGGIYLLEVHRILRPGGFWVLSGPPVNYENHWRGWNTTVEEQKSDYEKLQELLTSMCFKLYDKKDDIAVWQKASDNSCYSKLANTDAYPPKCDDSLEPDSAWYTPIRPCVVVPSPKIKKSVMESIPKWPERLHATPERISDIPGGSASAFKHDDSKWKIRAKHYKKLLPALGSDKMRNIMDMNTVYGGFAAAVIDDPLWVMNVVSSYAANTLPVVFDRGLIGTFHDWCEAFSTYPRTYDLLHLDGLFTAESHRCEMKYVLLEMDRILRPTGYAIIRESSYFVDAISTIAKGMRWSCRKEGTEYGVEKEKILICQKKLWYSSNQSSR encoded by the exons ATGAAGCACAAAGATGGAAAACCTGTGTCTCATCCTGATAAAAAATCCAGGGCTGTTCCCATGGCAATAATGTTTTTTGTACTGTGCGGGTTTTCATTCTATCTTGGTGGAATCTTCTGTTCtgagaaagataaaattgaagccAAGGACGTTGCAAAGGTGGTCTCCTCTCCCAAGGAATCGTCCATCACTCCTCTCCAAATTAAATCCACTGCATTTCCTGAATGTAGCAGTGACTATCAAGACTACACTCCATGCACAGATCCAAAG AGGTGGAAGAAATATGGTAATCACCGGCTTACTTTCATGGAACGCCACTGCCCTCCAGTTTTTGAAAGGAAGGAATGTTTAATTCCACCACCAGATGGGTATAAACCACCAATCAAATGGCCAAAGAGTAGGGATCAATGTTGGTACAG AAATGTACCGTATGATTGGATTAACAAGCAGAAATCTAATCAGAACTGGCTGAGAAAAGAGGGGGATAAGTTCCTCTTTCCTGGTGGGGGCACCATGTTTCCAAGAGGAGTGGGAGCCTATGTTGATTTGATGCAAGATCTTATCCCTGAAATGAAGGATGGAACCATTCGCACTGCCATTGATACTGGGTGTGGG GTTGCTAGCTGGGGAGGTGATCTATTGGATCGTGGGATTCTAACCGTTTCCCTTGCTCCGAGAGATAACCATGAGGCTCAAGTCCAGTTTGCATTAGAACGTGGAATTCCTGCAATTCTTGGCATCATTTCCACACAACGGCTTCCATTCCCATCAAATGCATTTGATATGGCTCATTGCTCCAGATGTCTTATCCCATGGACAGAATTCG GTGGAATTTATCTTCTGGAAGTTCACCGCATACTCCGTCCTGGTGGCTTCTGGGTTCTGTCTGGTCCTCCTGTTAACTACGAAAACCATTGGCGAGGCTGGAATACTACCGTCGAAGAGCAGAAATCAGATTATGAAAAGTTGCAAGAACTGCTGACTTCAATGTGCTTCAAATTGTACGACAAAAAGGATGATATTGCTGTGTGGCAGAAAGCTTCTGATAATAGTTGTTATAGTAAGCTTGCTAATACTGATGCCTACCCACCTAAGTGTGATGACAGTCTTGAGCCAGATTCAGCATGGTACACTCCAATCCGCCCTTGTGTTGTTGTTCCAAGcccaaaaatcaagaaatcagTTATGGAGTCCATCCCCAAATGGCCAGAGAGGTTGCATGCTACACCTGAACGCATTTCAGATATTCCTGGTGGAAGTGCTAGTGCTTTTAAGCATGATGACAGCAAGTGGAAGATTCGTGCAAAGCACTACAAGAAGTTGCTGCCAGCACTTGGGTCTGATAAGATGAGAAATATAATGGACATGAATACAGTTTATGGGGGTTTTGCTGCGGCTGTGATTGATGATCCCCTGTGGGTAATGAATGTGGTCTCTTCCTATGCTGCCAACACTCTTCCTGTGGTTTTTGACCGTGGCCTCATCGGGACTTTTCATGATTG GTGTGAAGCTTTCTCAACTTACCCTCGAACTTATGATCTCCTTCATCTTGATGGCCTCTTCACTGCAGAAAGCCATAG ATGTGAAATGAAGTATGTGCTTTTGGAGATGGATCGAATCCTACGACCCACCGGTTATGCAATTATACGAGAATCCAGCTATTTCGTCGATGCCATTTCTACCATTGCCAAGGGTATGAGGTGGAGCTGCCGTAAAGAAGGCACCGAATATGGAGTTGAGAAGGAGAAAATATTGATCTGCCAGAAGAAACTCTGGTACTCCTCAAACCAAAGTTCGAGGTGA
- the LOC118038607 gene encoding uncharacterized protein: MECTIVADEPSPKRSIESRLQKRKRSGKIKATVKRLKAEMVEIAEQQKHIREGQKEVREKFEEIGFQCDELKKETFLISQQAASNQKRLNLMFKILKAREENNFHEAASLTQSLRECMTSKTQSNTQVVVDASGTVGKE, translated from the exons ATGGAATGCACAATCGTAGCCGACGAACCAAGCCCTAAGAGATCGATTGAGAGCAGGCTTCAG aaaaggaaaagaagtggaaaaataaaagcaacagTGAAAAGGTTAAAAGCCGAGATGGTAGAGATTGCTgaacaacaaaaacatattagagAAGGGCAAAAGGAAGTCAGAGAGAAGTTTGAAGAGATTGGGTTTCAATGTGATGAACTCAAAAAGGAAACGTTCCTGATATCACAACAGGCTGCAAGCAATCAGAAGCGCTTAAATCTCATGTTCAAAATTTTGAAAGCACGAGAAGAGAACAATTTTCATGAAGCTGCCAGTCTTACCCAGTCGCTTCG AGAATGCATGACAAGCAAAACACAGAGCAATACTCAAGTGGTTGTGGATGCGAGTGGCACAGTTGGAAAAGAATAA